The following is a genomic window from Hyalangium gracile.
CGCCATCACGAGCGCACCGCGTTCGAGGCCACCATCTACGAGCCGATGCTCTGCCTGATTCTCCAGGGGTACAAGGAGATGACCTTCGGCGAGCACACCTTTCGCCTGGGCGCGGGGAGCTGCGCGCTGGTGAGCCACGACCTGCCGATCGTCTCCCGCGTCCTCGAGGCGCCCTATCTGGTGGTGCTCCTCGCGATCGAGGTCGAGGTGCTACGGAGCCTCTACGAGGATGTCGGGGAGCTGGCGGCGGATGCGACCGCGCGGGCGCTCGAGGTGCACCAGGCCGACCCGCGCCTGCTCGACGCCATCGGCCGCTACCTTGCGCTCGCCGAGTCACCGGCGGATGCGCGGGTGCTCGGCCCCATGCTGCTCAAGGAGATCCACTATCGCCTGCTCATGACGCCTCTGGGCCACATGCTGCGCGGCCTGATTCGGCACGACAGCCACGCGAGCTCGATCGCCCGCGCCATAGCGCTGCTGCGGCGCGACTTCCGCTCGCCGATGGTGGTGGCGGAGCTGGCGCGCGCGGTGGGGATGAGCGTCGCGTCCTTCCACAAGCACTTCAAGGCGGTCACATCCTC
Proteins encoded in this region:
- a CDS encoding AraC family transcriptional regulator; its protein translation is MPASQPSRSSQARLRVDLRRLTQHALRLIPSSSARTPQLVTPRPGLYVLRHHERTAFEATIYEPMLCLILQGYKEMTFGEHTFRLGAGSCALVSHDLPIVSRVLEAPYLVVLLAIEVEVLRSLYEDVGELAADATARALEVHQADPRLLDAIGRYLALAESPADARVLGPMLLKEIHYRLLMTPLGHMLRGLIRHDSHASSIARAIALLRRDFRSPMVVAELARAVGMSVASFHKHFKAVTSSSPLQYQKTLRLLEARRMLVAGAASVTTAAYEVGYESPTQFSREYARKFGRPPSQDLVNSRGSRA